A genomic segment from Panthera tigris isolate Pti1 chromosome A1, P.tigris_Pti1_mat1.1, whole genome shotgun sequence encodes:
- the LOC122239452 gene encoding protein POLR1D-like gives MEEDQELERKAIEELLKEAKRGKTRAETMGPMGWMKCPLAGANKRFLINTIKNTLPSHKEQDPEPKEATKAPAKSQSRKEEHRKGHRGHPYKPRSQGRGARGPSPPRKRSSPERGPARGPARGLARGPGRGPPRDPPRYEKRSDKR, from the exons gAAAGCAATTGAAGAATTGCTTAAAGAGGCAAAACGTGGCAAAACGAGAGCAGAAACGATGGGACCTATGGGTTG GATGAAGTGCCCCCTCGCCGGCGCGAATAAGAGATTCCTGATTAACACGATTAAGAACACGCTGCCCTCCCACAAAGAGCAGGACCCTGAGCCGAAAGAGGCCACGAAGGCACCTGCGAAAAGCCAGAGCCGGAAGGAAGAGCACCGCAAGGGGCACCGAGGCCACCCTTACAAGCCCCGCTCCCAGGGCCGGGGCGCGCGCGGCCCCTCGCCCCCGCGGAAGCGGAGCAGCCCGGAGAGGGGCCCGGCGAGGGGCCCGGCGAGGGGCCTGGCGAGGGGCCCGGGAAGGGGCCCGCCGAGGGACCCGCCGAGGTACGAGAAGCGGTCCGACAAGCGGTGA